The following coding sequences lie in one Methanothermobacter sp. MT-2 genomic window:
- a CDS encoding oligosaccharyl transferase STT3 subunit related protein has protein sequence MDEKLKIYTIILIIFLTGFLTRLETVELKGMNSTEKAQFTDEKGLPYMYEPDSYYNYRLAANILNHGHPGDKIINGEPWDLHSCYPPGGPVDYPPLILWISIIFYKLLNIFTSIDFMEACFWLPTIIGPLAGIPTFFLVRRYVGNLPGLLAAILLVLAPSYFFRTLPGFFDTDMFNILFPVLVVFFFCKATETNKNYIGPLILSSISLAIFSLAWNGWPYIFCIIIISSIFYMIFLKIKGKEVASFAKKVIAFIVISTLFTTLLRPPDYIPIFQGFLNFIFKPEYVGNWPNAYKSVSELQTPGFKGLLNIGLGLFGAIILGSIMLREKVRKIHLPHFSWYFFILILTWIIFGSIAYFLSARFAILAIPPSMILVGLLIGIMNSYLKHSPFRRLNQHRKVLMSFVVISLFALSILQVSGLYFEPCLDDDFLLACAWIKNETSPSTVVITEWNYGSPLAALSQRPVLIDNRGQGNLRTYWFYHAFAVDNESLSIGIFSMLSTSGNKAIELLDKKTKNTSLTVTILDDILGVDKKEAEKILQEKYKMDPNFTKELLSYTHPTNKPFIILTCDDMILAGEWCVYYGFWDFNKSQGYNYTYSVGLSNDTGQIRYYTNDVTLNLEKGAVWQNKKPYNTIIKHGNSKRIIAGDDKSNFSIIVLLDKNWAIVLDRSFQDSLFVKLVILKEETEHIKPIYKNNSTIIWAVK, from the coding sequence TTGGATGAAAAACTAAAAATCTACACAATAATCCTAATAATCTTCCTAACAGGTTTCCTCACACGCTTAGAAACAGTAGAACTCAAAGGCATGAACAGCACAGAAAAAGCACAGTTCACAGACGAAAAAGGCCTACCATACATGTACGAACCAGACTCCTATTACAACTACCGCCTCGCAGCCAACATATTAAACCACGGACACCCCGGAGACAAAATAATAAACGGCGAACCATGGGACCTCCACTCATGCTACCCTCCAGGAGGGCCAGTCGATTATCCCCCACTAATACTATGGATCTCGATCATATTCTACAAATTACTGAACATATTCACCTCCATTGATTTTATGGAAGCTTGTTTTTGGTTACCCACGATTATAGGACCCCTAGCCGGAATCCCAACCTTCTTCCTAGTTAGAAGATATGTTGGTAACCTTCCAGGTTTGCTGGCGGCAATATTATTGGTTTTAGCACCATCCTACTTCTTCAGAACCTTACCAGGATTTTTTGACACTGACATGTTCAACATCCTATTCCCAGTTCTTGTAGTTTTCTTCTTTTGCAAAGCCACCGAAACAAACAAAAACTATATAGGGCCACTCATTTTATCATCTATCTCACTTGCAATATTCTCACTCGCATGGAACGGCTGGCCATACATCTTCTGCATCATAATCATATCAAGCATATTCTACATGATATTCCTCAAAATCAAAGGAAAAGAAGTGGCAAGTTTCGCCAAAAAAGTAATAGCCTTTATTGTAATCTCTACTCTTTTCACGACATTGCTTAGACCACCAGATTATATCCCAATCTTCCAAGGTTTCCTCAATTTTATCTTTAAACCGGAATATGTTGGTAATTGGCCAAACGCATATAAATCAGTATCAGAGTTACAAACTCCAGGATTTAAAGGGTTATTGAATATTGGCCTTGGATTATTTGGGGCCATAATCCTCGGGAGCATTATGTTAAGAGAAAAAGTCAGAAAGATTCATCTTCCACATTTCAGCTGGTATTTTTTCATTTTGATCCTAACATGGATTATTTTTGGTAGCATAGCATATTTTTTAAGCGCACGTTTCGCGATACTGGCCATACCACCAAGCATGATACTTGTCGGATTACTCATCGGAATCATGAATTCCTACCTTAAACATTCGCCATTTAGGCGATTAAATCAGCATAGAAAGGTTCTCATGTCATTTGTGGTAATTTCATTATTTGCACTTTCCATTTTACAAGTATCAGGGCTCTACTTCGAACCTTGTTTAGATGATGATTTTCTACTTGCATGTGCTTGGATAAAAAATGAGACATCTCCATCCACTGTTGTAATTACAGAATGGAATTACGGAAGCCCACTTGCGGCGCTTTCCCAAAGACCAGTACTTATCGATAACAGGGGGCAAGGCAATCTTAGAACTTATTGGTTTTATCATGCATTTGCAGTAGATAATGAAAGTTTATCCATCGGCATCTTCAGCATGCTATCCACAAGTGGAAACAAAGCCATAGAATTACTCGACAAGAAAACCAAGAACACAAGCTTAACAGTAACTATCCTAGATGATATACTTGGTGTTGACAAAAAAGAAGCAGAAAAAATACTCCAAGAAAAATATAAAATGGATCCAAACTTCACCAAGGAACTTCTCTCATATACCCATCCGACTAATAAACCATTCATCATATTAACATGTGATGATATGATATTAGCCGGGGAGTGGTGCGTCTATTATGGCTTCTGGGACTTTAACAAATCCCAAGGTTACAACTATACCTATTCTGTAGGTTTATCAAATGATACTGGCCAAATAAGATACTACACCAATGACGTAACCTTAAACTTGGAAAAAGGGGCGGTATGGCAAAACAAGAAACCATACAATACCATAATAAAGCATGGGAACTCCAAGAGGATAATAGCTGGTGATGATAAAAGTAATTTTTCCATAATAGTACTCTTAGATAAGAATTGGGCTATAGTATTAGATAGAAGTTTTCAAGATTCACTCTTTGTAAAACTTGTAATACTTAAAGAAGAAACAGAACACATCAAACCGATCTACAAAAACAACTCCACAATAATCTGGGCCGTGAAATAA
- a CDS encoding oligosaccharyl transferase STT3 subunit, producing the protein MYDDYFMEASHWIDSNTSNDTVIITDWSYGHFFASEAHRPVVFDGRLAYIETLPIREYWYDHSLDLEIPTTARDYWIALALTTDNYTLSRNIFRMLATSGDNSYLLLNTYTHNKTQSAKILQKVLSVDRESAYSILKENGFSDKEAERLLDYTHPKTSRPFVIVIKDDMHISGTSNTNHPRKVIIYKIINSTILEWNGKSPYSIIQNGTENFIDKKSNFSIIITGNKSLVVDKNYRYALIIKFLTNGNIGDFIKVFENKKIKIYTIVS; encoded by the coding sequence ATGTATGACGACTATTTCATGGAAGCAAGTCACTGGATAGACAGTAACACATCAAACGATACTGTTATAATTACTGATTGGAGCTATGGCCACTTTTTTGCTAGTGAAGCCCATAGACCTGTAGTATTTGATGGTAGACTAGCCTATATCGAAACCCTGCCCATAAGAGAATATTGGTATGATCATAGTTTGGATCTAGAGATACCTACGACAGCACGCGATTACTGGATAGCCCTTGCACTAACAACGGACAACTACACTCTTTCAAGAAATATCTTTAGAATGCTTGCCACAAGCGGAGACAACTCCTACTTACTACTCAACACATATACACACAACAAAACGCAATCAGCTAAAATACTACAGAAAGTATTATCAGTAGACAGAGAATCCGCATACAGCATATTAAAAGAAAATGGTTTCTCAGATAAAGAAGCCGAAAGGTTATTAGATTACACGCATCCTAAAACCTCAAGACCATTCGTTATTGTGATAAAGGACGATATGCACATTAGTGGAACTTCCAATACAAATCATCCAAGAAAAGTGATCATATATAAGATAATAAATTCGACTATATTAGAATGGAATGGAAAATCACCATACTCCATAATCCAAAATGGAACCGAAAATTTTATTGATAAAAAAAGCAACTTCTCCATTATAATAACAGGAAACAAGAGCCTAGTTGTGGATAAAAATTATAGATACGCCCTCATAATAAAGTTTTTAACAAATGGAAATATTGGGGATTTCATAAAAGTCTTTGAAAACAAAAAAATAAAAATATACACAATAGTGAGCTGA